The DNA segment aattgttgtaattcagctttatttgagggttttctagcatgaaccgcctttttaaggtcatgccatagcatctcaattggattcaggtcaggactttgactaggccactccaaagtcttcattttgtttttcttcagccattcagaggtggatttgctggtgtgttttgggtcattgtcctgttgcagcacccaagatcgcttcagcttgagttgacgaacagatggccggacattctccttcaggattttttggtagacagtagaattcatggttccatctatcacagcaagccttccaggtcctgaagcagcaaaacaaccccagaccatcacactaccaccaccatattttactgttggtatgatgttctttttctgaaatgctgtgttccttttacgccagatgtaacgggacatttgccttccaaaaagttcaacttttgtctcatcagtccacaaggtattttcccaaaagtcttggcaatcattgagatgtttcttagcaaaattgagacgagccctaatgttctttttgcttaacagtggtttgcgtcttggaaatctgccatgcaggccgtttttgcccagtctctttcttatggtggagtcgtgaacactgaccttaattgaggcaagtgaggcctgcagttctttagacgttgtcctggggtcttttgtgacctctcggatgagtcgtctctgcgctcttggggtaattttggtcggccggccactcctgggaaggttcaccactgttccatgtttttgccatttgtggataatggctctcactgtggttcgctggagtcccaaagctttagaaatggctttataacctttaccagactgatagatctcaattacttctgttctcatttgttcctgaatttctttggatctttgcatgatgtctagcttttgaggtgcttttggtctacttctctgtgtcaggcagctcctatttaagtgatttcttgattgaaacaggtgtggcagtaatcaggcctgggggtggctacggaaattgaactcaggtgtgatacaccacagttaggttattttttaacaagggggcaattactttttcacacagggccatgaaggtttggatttttttttctccctaaataataaaaaccatcatttaaaaactgcattttgtgtttacttgtgttatatttgactaatggttaaatgtgtttgatgatcagaaacattttgtgtgacaaacatgcaaaagaataagaaatcaggaagggggcaaatagtttttcacaccactgtatatatatatagatagatagatactgtatatatatataatatacacatacatacatacatattgtatataatttttttatgttttagtttgttgCAGATGGTATCTTCAAGGCCGAGCTTAATGAGTTCTTAACTCGTGAATTGGCTGAAGATGGTTACTCTGGAGTGGAAGTGCGTGTCACACCAACCAGAACCGAGATCATCATTCTTGCTACAAGGTATGATAATGAGTACCATTTAATAATGCCCTCAAGATTCTAGAATCAATTATGAAAGGGATTCATGCATTTGGGCACTGTCCAGTACTGTGACACTTTTTGAATGAAGACTAAACAAAACTTGGTGCACTGCGACTTTTGTGAGATCTGTAATATACATTTATTACCTAAGATGTAAATGTGATATTAGAGGCATACCAGTAACCGTTATTGTTCGTATGTAGAAAGTAGACCAGTGTCTAATCAATTTGTAATGTAACAAAGTACGTTAATATGTGACTCTTAATCTGTCTGTTGTGAGTTAACAGTAGTTCATTTCAAAGTGCCCTATGTCCATGGTAGATGCCTCCTTCgttttcagatttgcttttatAGGCTACATCTCTTAGTGACCTTAAAGTTACTTAAATGGGTTGATGAATAAAGAGTACATTTTTTGTGACATGACATTATTTAGAGCTGCAGATCATTTTCATAAAGActgcaggtgctggtcataaaattagaatatcatgacaaagttgatttatttcagtaattccattcaaaaggtGAAACTTGTATGttcgattcattcattacacacagactgatgtatttcaaatgtgtatttcttttaatgttgatgattataactgatgaactaatgaaagtcccaaattcagtatctcggaaaatattgaagacacctggtgccacactctaatcagctaattaactcaaaacacctgcaaaagcctttaaatggtctctcagtctagttctgtaggctacacaatcatggggaagactgctgacttgacagttgtccaaaagacgaccattgacaccttgcacaaggaggacaagacacaaaaggtcattgctaaagaggctggctgttcacagagctctgtgtccaagcacattaatagagaggcgaagggaaggacaagatgtggtagaaaaaagtgtacaagcaatagggataaccgcaccctggagaggattgtgaaacaaaacccattcaaaaatgtgggggagattcacaaagagtggactgcagctggagtcagtgcttcaagaaccaccacgcacagacgtgtgcaagacatgggtttcaactgtcgcattccttgtgtcaagccactcttgaacaagagacagcgtcagaagcgtcttgcctggactgctgctgagtggtccagagttatgttctctgataaaattaaattttgcatttcctttggaaatcaaggtcccagagtctggaggaagagaggagaggcacagaatccacgttacgtgaggtccagtgtaaagtttccacagtcagtgatggtttggggttccatgtcatctgctggtgttggtccattgtgttttctgaggtccaaggtcaacgcagccgtctactaggacgttttagagcacttcatgcttcctgctgctgacaaactttatggagatgcagatttccattttcctggcacctgcacacagtgccaaagctaccagtgcctggtttaaggaccatggtatccctgttcttgattggccagcaaactcgcctgaccttgaccccatagaaaatctatggggtattgtgaagaggaagatgcaatatgccagacccaacaattcagaagagctgaaggccactatcggAGCAATATGGGCtgtcataacacctgagcagtgccacagactgatcaactctatgccacgctgcattgctgcagtaatccaggccaaaggagccccaactaaatattgagtgctatACATGcgcatacttttcatgttcatacctttcagttggccaacatttctaaaaatcctttttttgcattggtcttaattgatattctaattttccgagatactgaatttgggactttcattagttgtcagttataatcatcaacattaaaagaaataaacatttgaaatacatcagtctgtgtgtaatgaatgaatctaatatacaagtttcactttttgaatggaattactgaaataaatcaactttgtcatgatactGTAATTTGATGACCAGCATCTGTATAGGTGCAAGTAGGAAtggtaaatatttaaagttaCTAGTCAACCCAGTAGGTTTACGTCAACAGTGTGTTTTTATCATCTTTGTATTTTGACAAGATTGTACAAAATGCATTCAGATCCTGGAGTGTCTTaaatttccaaaagaaaaatgggacatttgaaacAACTTGGCATAAAGTTCTTAAATATGaactaaatgtgaaaaactaaacatttttaatacactAAAACTgtatgtattaatattttaagtCTGACCGCAAATTATTTCCCTTAAGAACCCAAAATGTGCTTGGTGAGAAAGGCCGCCGCATACGTGAACTGACCGCTGTAGTCCAGAAGAGGTTTGGCTTCCCTGAGGGCAGTGTTGAAGTAAGTATGAAATATGTAAATCACATTAGTAAATAGAGCAGCAATTGcagacattaacatttatatcagTTTTTAGTGGCTTTGTGATGATACAAgttgacatatttaaaaaattctttcaAATGCATTTATGAGTTGAGtcattttgcttatttaaattCAAATATAGTATTGATTTGTATGTTTGACTGTTGTAAGCCAAGGTTTCATCATTCAGAACTATTGAAATGGGcacattgatttttgtttgaattgGCTAGGTTTTCATTAGCTAAAGTGCAACGtaaaatatgttttgaaatagtGCATTTTTTGAGGTCAATCACATTTTTAACTCCTTTGCAAAGCATGTATTTTTTAACCTAAAAATGGCGAATGTGTCAGAGGCTTCTTTGTTCCAGATGCCGGAACTATTGAGCAAAAGAGTATTTTACAATTTGATGTTGTATTTAAGGAGTTCTGTATGAATTGTGAGTTACAAGTCCCACACCTCCATCACCTACATGTTTCCATTATGACCTAATTCAGTGTAACCTGCCTGtgaagcagttttaaaagatttgtCTAAGAGATTGTGCCCATTGGGCTGTACTTGTAAAATATCTTTAGATAATGTTACACTGCATATGGAAAGTAGTAGCTTTAGTAAGTGTCATTTTTATCTTATAACCTAAAAGTTTGAATTTATGAACTTACATCCAGATTAAGGTGGACACAAAATAGTAgattcaaatgaatgtttttgttttaagttttgttttttaggtTTAAAACACGCACTATGCCATCACTAAAAATAATTACCCCAGAATTACTTTATCTTGTATTAACCTCTCATTTAGGCTCAGTGCTAGACAATTTGCACCAAGAGCAAGCGTTTAATTTGCCTTTAGACATATATCAAGTTTATTCTTAATATATGTGAACTGACCCTTAGACTTGTGTTTAACTGTCCCCATGGTGAAGTAAATATGATCTGGATGAGACAAGGAAACATATTGCACAGCATGTATGTTTCCTGATTTTTATGCTTTAGCAGTTAGTACCTTCATGCTTTAGTGTGGCTGTTTAAATGGACATCATTTTGAATAACAAGTGGAAAGTAATGGTCATCTTTTGTTACAGGCAAAAGAGACTTGAACAAAATTATGGTAAATTAACTATAAAGTACTCAAAGCACATGGTTCTGGCAATAAACTTAACAgattttctaaaaatataattagTTACCATTGTCAGTCATAAATTTGTTTGCTTTCACAGTTTTTGCTTGATTTTGTTCACAAACCATCTCACCCTAAattacagtgcattcggaaagtattcacagcacatcactttttccacattttatgatgttaccgccttattccaaaatggattaaattcatttttttcctcagaattctatacacaacaccccacaatgacaacgtgaaaaaagtttacttgagatttttgcaaatttattaaaaataaaaaaattgagaaagcacatgtacataagtattcacagcctttgccatgaagctcaaaattgagctcaggtgcatcctgtttcccctgatcatccttgagatgtttctgcagcttaattggagttcacctgtggtaatttcagttgattggacatgatttggaaaggcacacacctgcctatgTAAGGacacacagttgacagttcatgtcagagcacaaaccaagcatgaagtcaaaggaattgtctgtagacctctgagacaggattgtctcgaggcacaaatctggggaaggttacagaaaaatttctgctgctttgaaggtcctaatgagcacagtggcctccatcatccataagtggaagaagttcaaaaccaccaggactcttcctagagctggccagccatctaaacggAAcgttcgggggagaagggccttagtcagggaggtgaccaagaacccaatggtcactctgtcagagctccagaggtcctctgtggagagaggagaaccttccagaaggacaaccatctctgcagcaatccaccaatcagccctgtatggtagagtggccagacagaagccactccttagtaaaaggcacatggcagcctgcctggagtttgccaaaagccacctgaaggactctcagaccatgagaaacaaaattttctggtctgatgagacaaagattgaactctttggtgtgaaagccaggcgtcacgtttggaggaaaccaggcaccgctcatcaccaggccaataccatccctatagtgaagcatggtggtggcagcatcctgctgtggggatgtttttcagcggcaggataaagggaaagatgactgcagcaatggacagagacatcctggatgaaaacctgctccagagcgctcttgacctcagactggggcgacggttcatctttcagtaggacaacgaccctaagcacacagccaagatatcaaaggagtggcttcaggacaactctgtgaatgtccttgagtggcccagccagagcccagacttgaatccgattgaacatctctggagagatcttaaaatggctgtgcaccaacgcttcccatccaacctgatggagcttgagaggtgctgcaaagaggaatgggcgaaactggccaaggataggtgtgccaagcttgtggcatcatattcaaaaagacttaaggctgtaattgctgccaaaggtacatcaacaatgtattgagcaaaggctgtgaatacttaatgtacatgtgatttctcagtttttttattaataaaaatgtaatgtaaaattatCTTCAAGTACCTATTACATTTTGACATAGAAGATGTAGAAACTTATCAGTGTTGTTGTAACACTTTATTCGTTATTATGGGAGGTTTAAGTTAATAGTTTATAGCCCTCCTGGAAATTCCAAAAGCATTCATACAATGCTAGGGTCCTTACTTTGATAGTCTGCTTTCTCAAATCTCACTGTTAacaataaatgtgaatttccccttggggattaataaagtatctgtctatatAAATCTTGATTTAGAGTATCATGtgcttaaatgtttttgttttcttttttcttgaatcAGTTGTTGTATGGTTGTTTAATAACGGACAGGTATCTTGAGCTTTGCTCTACAAAAGTGTACAAGGGCTTGAATCCTATCCCAGATGAGAAATCTTACTTGTGTTTGTCTTTATATGTGACAGGCCCAATTTGATAATCTtcttttggaaaggaaaaaaaggtggttctcgtgatGGGTACTAATAGTTCTGTTAAATTCTTTcagaattcattttaactgaTTGGTCAGTGCTATTAATCTTCATctccaaatataattttaattcatttatttattttacagctaTATGCTGAGAAAGTTGCCACCAGAGGACTTTGTGCAATTGCACAAGCAGAATCCCTTCGCTATAAGCTGCTGGGAGGCCTTGCTGTGCGTAGGTAAGTCAAATGATCGTCTCACAGACTTCATATGGTCTAATTAAATTTGagtgaaaaatgttttatatttttagagGATGTGTAAATGCATTCAGTTTCAATTGAAATCTGAGTTTATGAAAAAGTGTTCCCTTCGTTGATGATGTGATGACGAGTCTAAAGGAGGTTTCCACTGCACAGGCAATCTGGCTTAGAACCATGTTTTGTGATTCTTAGTTCAGAATCCTGTCCATGGAAGTCTCGTAAATTGATGACATATGAGGCATTTGTCTGAGAAGGGTTCTTATAGGTAATTCATAACTTCACCCTACAGGTAATGGTCCCTGATCCTTTTATAATGGTTCATATTTTATTCCTcttctttttaaatcataaaatagACATTGATATATGAAGGCACTGTGGAATTTCATAATAGGGAAATATTGAGTTGGTTTGTCTAATTTATTGCCAATGGCCATTGTACAGGTCACATATAATATGGTTTTCATGCCATCCATGTAATACTGATTAATTACGCAGCTAAATTGTAGGCATTTAAATCTTGTTCTAGAGAATTCTAGAAAAAGCAAGCTGTTGCCTTCaaagaaatgtttaatatttatatcGTACAAGAACAccacaaaaattaatttgcagttgaattattaattttagtctcactccattttaaaaattaccatgttgcagaagataatgtactGAATTTggagatacatatatatatataatttctgatacatatatatatatataatttctaagGGACTGATACTTTATTTCTAAATATAagcattggttacatttcttgatCTATTTTTCTCCAGTCAAATCTCTAACTTTATTGGTTAATTTACTGTAGAGCCTGCTATGGTGTTCTCCGATTCATCATGGAGAGTGGGGCGAAGGGCTGCGAAGTGGTGGTTTCTGGGAAGCTTCGGGGTCAGAGAGCCAAGTCCATGAAGTTTGTTGATGGCTTGATGATCCACAGTGGTGACCCAGTTAATTACTATGTTGATACTGCCGTGCGCCATGTTCTTCTTAGGCAAGGTTTGTACTTTATATGCTTTGCCAAAATTGTACTTAAAATGAAGACATCTAATGcatgaatgattttgagttgggtattatttttttttttcttatatggtTGCTTCCCTTCTGTGATGATACGATGACGAGGCCGAAAGGGTTGCTTGTTGTCTCAGGAGTTCTGTGCTCACTAGGCATGTTCTGTGCCTCTTGGCTCAGACTTTTGAAAACAGTGTCCCTGTAAGTTGATGATATAGAGGCATTTGTCTGAGGAGGGATTTATGTTTTGTTatcttgaaaaatattttcaatgtaatttgcaaatatttctttgtaaaaaGGGAATTGTTTTTGTTACAAAGCATAACTTTATAGtaacactagacattaagccactagacaataacgggcgctagaacagtagtccaaaaacattagtaggaacagtctatattaaatttttcccgtaaaatgcctgtaattttctctgacagtaatac comes from the Erpetoichthys calabaricus chromosome 4, fErpCal1.3, whole genome shotgun sequence genome and includes:
- the rps3 gene encoding 40S ribosomal protein S3, coding for MAAQISKKRKFVADGIFKAELNEFLTRELAEDGYSGVEVRVTPTRTEIIILATRTQNVLGEKGRRIRELTAVVQKRFGFPEGSVELYAEKVATRGLCAIAQAESLRYKLLGGLAVRRACYGVLRFIMESGAKGCEVVVSGKLRGQRAKSMKFVDGLMIHSGDPVNYYVDTAVRHVLLRQGVLGIKVKIMLPWDPSGKMGPKKPLPDHVSIVEPKEEVLPTTPISEQKGAKAEVPAMPQGGPVPTA